The Mycobacterium haemophilum DSM 44634 sequence ACGGCGCCCATCCCGGGTAGCCGGGTCAGCGTGACCGGATATCCGTCGGCCGTCGGTGGCATGCCTATCGGCTGTGAGGCCAGAACCGGGACCACCGAGAGTGGGTTTCCTTCGTTGGCGTGCGAGGGGCTAGTCAGCGGCACCAGCGGCGCCCCATGGGTGAGCGGTTCGACGGTTATCGGATTGATTGGTGGTCTCCAAGGTGGTGGGTGCGCGCAGAACATGTCGTACTCGGCACCGTTCGATGAACACACCGCGCAGCTGCTGGCGCGCGCCCAAGCCGGCGGGCCCGGTGATTCCGCGCCGTCCGAATTCGATGATTTCTGTTCGGCGACGGCCTGATCAGCGACGGAACTGGTTGAGCGCGCGCATCTTGTTCATCACATCCAGCGCGGCGTTCTTGTAGGCCTCGGAGAATGTCGGGTAGTTGAACACCGCGTCGACCAAGTACTCGACGGTGCCTCCACACCCCATCACGGCCTGCCCGATGTGCACCATCTCGGTGGCGCTGGTGCCGAAGATATGCACGCCGAGCAGCTTGAGATCTTTGGTGGATACCAGCAGCTTGAGCATGCCGTAGGAGTCGCCGGCGATCTGGCCGCGGGCCAGCTCCCGGTATCGAGCCACCCCTACCTCGTAGGGAATCGAGTTCTTCGTGAGTTCCACCTCGGTAGCGCCGACGTAGGACACCTCAGGGATTGAATAAATGCCGATCGGCTGTAGTTCGGTGATGCCATCCGTCGGCTCGCCGAACGCGTGATAGGCGGCCAGTCGCCCCTGTTCCATCGAGGTCGCGGCGAGTGCGGGGAAGCCGATGACGTCGCCGACGGCATAGATGTGGTCCACCTTGGTCTGGAACTTCTCGTCGACGAAGATCCGTCCGCGATCCACCGCTTGCAGGCCGGCGTTTTCCAGGTCCAGGTGGTCGGTTTGACCTTGGCGGCCCGCGGAGTACATCACCGTCTCGGCGGGAATCTGCTTGCCGCTGGCCAAGGTGGTGACGGTGCCCGCCGAACCGACATCGACGGCGGTGACCTCCTCGCCGAAGCGGAATGTCACTGCTAGGTCACGGAGGTGGAACTTCAGCGCTTCGACGACTTCGGGGTCGCAAAAGTCCAGCATGTCGTTACGCTTTTCCACCACGGTCACCTTGGTGCCCAACGCGGCAAACATCGAGGCGTACTCGATGCCGATCACACCGGCACCGACCACGACCATCGAGGACGGCAGCGATTTGAGGTCAAGGATCCCATCGGAGTCGAGAACTCTTTCCTCGTCAAACTCGACCCCAGCAGGCCGCGCCGGCTTGGTGCCGGTGGCGATGACGACGTAATCGCCGCTAACGGTGGTCTTCTCGCGGCGGTCACGGTCCTCAACGAGGATCGTGTGAGGGTCGACGAAGCGGCCGTGTCCGAGCAGCAAGTCGACCCGGTTGCGCATCAGCTGGTTGCGCACCACGTCGATTT is a genomic window containing:
- the sthA gene encoding Si-specific NAD(P)(+) transhydrogenase produces the protein MREYDIVVIGSGPGGQKAAIASAKLGKSVAIIERGRMLGGVCVNTGTIPSKTLREAVLYLTGMNQRELYGASYRVKDRITPADLLARTQHVIGKEIDVVRNQLMRNRVDLLLGHGRFVDPHTILVEDRDRREKTTVSGDYVVIATGTKPARPAGVEFDEERVLDSDGILDLKSLPSSMVVVGAGVIGIEYASMFAALGTKVTVVEKRNDMLDFCDPEVVEALKFHLRDLAVTFRFGEEVTAVDVGSAGTVTTLASGKQIPAETVMYSAGRQGQTDHLDLENAGLQAVDRGRIFVDEKFQTKVDHIYAVGDVIGFPALAATSMEQGRLAAYHAFGEPTDGITELQPIGIYSIPEVSYVGATEVELTKNSIPYEVGVARYRELARGQIAGDSYGMLKLLVSTKDLKLLGVHIFGTSATEMVHIGQAVMGCGGTVEYLVDAVFNYPTFSEAYKNAALDVMNKMRALNQFRR